The proteins below are encoded in one region of Deltaproteobacteria bacterium:
- a CDS encoding DUF3750 domain-containing protein: MTTIQNQLRDMSMKRLCWSALVLFLLTGCTANDWRTASRDPAGIAPDPASTPEAVVQVYAASTWGWRGWFAVHTWIAAKKTGEDSYTVYEVVGWRKKRGLPVVRIERDAPDRYWFGERPELLADKRGPGVDVFIDKIDAAARSYPWNDMYKAFPGPNSNTFTAWVIKQIPELEVKLPFSAIGSGYRG, translated from the coding sequence ATGACCACAATTCAAAATCAGTTGAGAGACATGTCGATGAAAAGGTTATGCTGGTCCGCTTTAGTCCTCTTTTTGTTGACTGGATGCACGGCGAATGACTGGAGAACGGCGAGCAGGGATCCGGCCGGCATCGCACCGGACCCGGCGTCGACGCCCGAGGCCGTGGTTCAGGTCTATGCCGCTTCCACGTGGGGATGGCGAGGTTGGTTTGCGGTTCACACCTGGATCGCGGCAAAAAAGACCGGCGAAGACAGCTATACCGTTTATGAAGTTGTGGGATGGCGGAAAAAAAGGGGGTTGCCGGTCGTACGCATAGAACGCGACGCGCCTGACCGCTATTGGTTTGGTGAACGCCCTGAACTCCTGGCCGACAAAAGGGGGCCTGGTGTCGACGTGTTCATAGACAAAATCGACGCTGCGGCACGATCCTACCCTTGGAACGACATGTATAAAGCCTTCCCCGGGCCGAACAGCAATACCTTCACGGCCTGGGTCATCAAGCAAATCCCGGAACTCGAAGTCAAACTTCCATTTTCAGCCATTGGAAGCGGATACCGGGGCTGA